From the genome of Carnobacterium viridans:
GCCCATTAGATAAGAGTTGAGTATGGAATAAGATGAGTATGCAAAGATGCAATGTGATACGATAAGTGGGTGGTTGAAATGAAGCATACGGTCCTTAACCAAGCAATGCGTACCATAAGTGGGTGGCTGCAATGAAGCATATGGTCCTTAACCAAGCAATGCGTACCATAAGCGGGTGGCTGCAATGAAGCATATGGTCCTTAACCAAGCGATGCGTACCATAAGCGGGTGGCTGCAATGAAGCATATGGTCCTTAACCAAGCAATGCGTACCATAAGTACCATAAGCAAAGGCTAAAATGAAACATATGGTCCTTAACCAAGCGATGCGTACCATAAGTACGAAGCAGAAACTCTTTATATGCTGTAGTTCCCTCAACTCTTGTAGTTATTAGAAGTGTTCAAAAAAAATAAGATAAAAAAGGATGTGTATTAATGGAAAGATGCAGTTGGGCAACATCAGATTTAATGAAGAAATATCATGATGAAGAATGGGGGAAACCTTTGCACGATGATCAAGCTTTATTTGAACTGCTGATTCTAGAAACAATGCAAGCAGGATTAAGTTGGTCTACTATTTTAGACAAAAGAGAAAATTACCGTGAAGCATTAGATGGATTTGAACCAGAAAAAATTAGTCATTATGACCAAAAGAAAATAGAAGAATTGCTTTCCAACTCTGGTATCATCAGAAATAAATTAAAAATAGCTTCTATCATTAAAAATGCAGTAGCTTTTTTAAAGGTAAAACAAGAATTCAGCTCATTTAATCAATACATTTGGTCCTTTGTAGAAGGAGAGCCAATCGTTAATCATTTTAATAACTTTGAAAAACCGCCAGTTAAGACTGAGCTATCCAGTAATTTATCTAAAGATATGAAAAAAAGAGGATTTTCATTTGTTGGACCAATAACGTGTTACGCGTTTATGGAAGCAGCAGGTTTGGTAAATGATCATAGTGATAACTGTTCCTTTAAATGAAAGTCGTTTTATTTGACACACAGTTGTAATATAAACGATATGATTCTATCACATACATTATGCTATACTAAAGTCCGTTAAGAAATTGGTTAAAATAGACTTTTAATCAAATCGTAATTTGGAGGGGTAAAACACGTGAATAAAAAATTAGTAACTATAGCAATCTTAGGATCCATGACTTTTAGTTCTCTTATATTACCAACTGCCGTTAGCGCTGAAACTAATACAGATAAACTTACTGAATCTGAACAACAAGTAACCCAAACACAAGAAGCAATTGAAGCAGCTCAACAAAAAGTTGATGCTCTACAAACTCAATCAAGCCAAACAGAAGCAGAATTAGCAGCTATTACAAGTTCAATCGATTCTAATAAAGGTAAAACTGATACATTATTAGCGGATATTGAAGCATCTCAACAAGAAAAAACAACACTTGAAAATGAAATTAAAGCTCTTGAAGAAAAAATTGCACAACGTAGTGAACAACTTGAAGATCAAGCTCGTACAGTACAAGTAAATGGAGACACAAAAAACTACATAGAATTTGTTATTGAAGCTGATTCTTTGTCTGATGTAATTGGACGAGTAGATGTAGTCACTGATTTAGTAAAAGCAAACAAAGATCTTGTTCAAGCACAAGCAGATGATAAAGAATCAGTAGTAGAAAAGAAAGAAAAAACAGAACAATCAATTGTTCAACAAAATGCCCTTGCAGCGCAACTTGAAAATGCAAAAGCTGAAATGGAACAACAATTATTAGAAAAAGAAGTTGTGGTTTCTCAATTAGCAATTGAAACAGCGAGTGCACAATCAGATAAAGATAAATACATCGCTCAAAAAGCAGAAGCTGAAAGTCAAGTAGCAGAATATACTGCTGCCCAAGAAGCAGCAGAGTTAGCTGTATTGGCAAGTTATGAAGCAGAAGAAGCAAAAGAAGAAGAAGAAACAGAAGAACCAATTGTAGAAGAAGCTTCTACAAATGAAGAAGTAGTGGTTGCGGAATCAAGTGAGTCTGTTGAAGAACCTCAAGTAGTAGAAGAAAGTGAAGTGACAGCTTCTACTCCAACAGAGACTACTAAGAAAACTGAGAATGTATCTACTTCAACAAAAGAAACAGTAAAAACAGAAACAAAAGCACCAGCAAAAACAGAGACTAAGGCACCAGCAAAAACACCTGAGGCTCCTAAAACAACAACAACAACAGCACCGTCTACAAGTGGCGGTACATCTTGGTCGAAGTTGCAACCACACGCAACTAGTGTGATGGGCACACCTTACTTATGGGGTGGAACAACACCAAGTGGTTTTGACTGTTCCGGATTTACTTCTTATGTTTTTGCAAAAATTGGAATTACTTTGCCACGTACGGCAGCAGCACAATATGCATCTTCTACTAAGGTTTCAAATCCTCAACCTGGAGATTTAGTTTTCTTCAAAGACGGAGGATCAATTACTCATGTAGGAATTTATGTTGGAAATGGTCAATTTATTGGATCACAAAGTAGTACAGGCGTTGCTTACACTTCAGTTAGCTCTTCTTATTGGGGACCTAAACTTGTAGGATACGGACGTTACTAAAAAGATAAAAAAGAACAACCTTGTCAATTTGACAAGGTTGTTCTTTTTTTTGCAACTGGATAATTTAATTTCTAAAAACAACGGACCCAAATGGTGCTAAATGAAGCATAACCAAATGAGAATATAAGGAGTGCATTATATTCGATTAGAAGACAAATTATTGTTAAACTAA
Proteins encoded in this window:
- a CDS encoding DNA-3-methyladenine glycosylase I translates to MERCSWATSDLMKKYHDEEWGKPLHDDQALFELLILETMQAGLSWSTILDKRENYREALDGFEPEKISHYDQKKIEELLSNSGIIRNKLKIASIIKNAVAFLKVKQEFSSFNQYIWSFVEGEPIVNHFNNFEKPPVKTELSSNLSKDMKKRGFSFVGPITCYAFMEAAGLVNDHSDNCSFK
- a CDS encoding C40 family peptidase, whose translation is MNKKLVTIAILGSMTFSSLILPTAVSAETNTDKLTESEQQVTQTQEAIEAAQQKVDALQTQSSQTEAELAAITSSIDSNKGKTDTLLADIEASQQEKTTLENEIKALEEKIAQRSEQLEDQARTVQVNGDTKNYIEFVIEADSLSDVIGRVDVVTDLVKANKDLVQAQADDKESVVEKKEKTEQSIVQQNALAAQLENAKAEMEQQLLEKEVVVSQLAIETASAQSDKDKYIAQKAEAESQVAEYTAAQEAAELAVLASYEAEEAKEEEETEEPIVEEASTNEEVVVAESSESVEEPQVVEESEVTASTPTETTKKTENVSTSTKETVKTETKAPAKTETKAPAKTPEAPKTTTTTAPSTSGGTSWSKLQPHATSVMGTPYLWGGTTPSGFDCSGFTSYVFAKIGITLPRTAAAQYASSTKVSNPQPGDLVFFKDGGSITHVGIYVGNGQFIGSQSSTGVAYTSVSSSYWGPKLVGYGRY